TTCTCATAATTAATCATAGGAAAAGGACAATATGAAAATCAACTTACAAATTGCTCTAAGTTTAGCTTTATCTTTGAGTTTATATGGACAAGATAGTTTTAACTTAGAAAAACAAAACTTAGAAGATGCTATAAAACAAATAGCAAGTAAATCAAATATGCCATATTTAGTAGATGGAAATCTTCTAAAAGGTAAAACTTCTCCAAAAATAGAGAATATTGAAGGTGTAAAAAATGCACTTGATAAAGTTTTAGAGAATACAGGTCTTGAAGCAACAATTGAAAATCAGACAATTATCATAAAAAAGTTATCTTCTATAAAAGTTTTAGGTAATGAAACTTATGTTTTAGATGATGTTTCTGTAAATAGTTCAAATGGTAAAAATGGAAGTGCCCAGAGTGGATATTTAGTAGAAGATATAACTGGTGTTGGGCTTTGGGGACAAAGAAGCCTACAAGACACTCCATACTCTATGACTGTAATCACAAAAGATTTAATTGAAAATGTACAAGCCAATGATATGGCACAAATCTTTAAAATGAATCCAATTACACAAGATGGTGGAGACCAATTTGTAGGAAACTATTATACAGTTATTCGTGGATTTGGCTCAAACAATGCTATTATAAATGGTATGCCTTTAGCAGATTGGTATAGTTTTACAACTATGGAAGATTTAGAAAGAATTGAAACAATTAGTGGAGCAACAGGTTTTTTATATGGTGGTGGAAGAGTTGGAGGAGCAGTTAATTATGTGATGAAAAAACCAACTTTAGAAGATAAAAGAAGTCTTACTTTTGGAAATTATGGTGGAGAACAATACTATACTCATATTGATTTAAGTGGGCAAATAGATGAAAAGAAAGTTTTTGGATATAGAATCAATGCTTTATATCAAGATGGTGATAGTGTAGCAGATGTTGGAAAAGAGCAAAAATTTGTTAGCTTAGCCTTTGACTATAAACCAACTGATAACTTTACTTTAGATTTAAATTATGCTCATAGAGAGTTAGAAAGAACTAATCAAAAATATTTTATATATTTAAACTCAGGAGCAGAGCGTTCAACTATAGATACAAGTAAAAACTATTCTCCCGAATATACTAAAGGGAAAGAAGATAATGATAGAATAACTACAAATTTAAAATTAGATATAAACGATATTTTTACTCTTAGAAGTTCATTTTTATATGAAAAAGCTATTCAAGGAAGTAATGTAGGACCTTTGGCATATAAAAGAACTGATGGTTTATATGATGTAGATTTATATCAATACAATCCTGAAAGACAAAAAATGGAAAATTATTCAGGAAATATCTATTTAGATAGTAAATTTGAAACTTTAGGAGTAAATCATCTTTTAACTACTGGTTATTCAGCAAATAAATATTTATATTCAAGAACAGTTGATTGGTATGTATTAAATGATACATTAACTGGTGTAACATTGGATGAAGTAAAAAATAATGCTTCTTATATTCCTGGAACCTTTACAAATAATGAAAGAAAACCATATATTGGAACACAATATAAAAATATTTTAATAGGTGATGATATAGTATTTAATGACCAATGGAGTGCTTTAGTTGGATTTAATTATGCTACGGTAATAAGTACAAGTTATAACAATGGAGTAAAAAGTTCAGAATATGATAAATCTGAACTAACACCAACTTTATCTTTGATGTATAAACCATTTGATGATTTAACAACTTATGTAACTTATATAGAAAGTTTAGAACAAGGAACTATTGTAGGAAATACTTATTCAAATGCTGGTGAAATTTTATCACCTTTAGTAAGTAAACAGTATGAAACGGGAGCAAAATATAATTTATTAGATAATAAATTATTATTAACAAGTGCCTTATTTAGAATAGAAAAAGCAAATCAATACTCAGATAATGCCACTCCAATGCCAAAATATGTTCAAGATGGAGAGCAAGTTCATCAAGGTTTTGAACTTACTCTTACAGGAAAAGTTACAGATAATCTAACTTTATTTGGTGGAGGAACTTTGATGGATATAGAAGTTGCAAAATCAAATAATAAAGCACTTGAAGGAAAAAAACCAATAAATGCAGCAACTAAAATGGCAAAACTTTATGCAGAGTATAATATTCCTATGATTCAAGGCTTAACTGTAACGGGAGGAGCATATTATACTGGTGAAAAATATGGAAATACAACAAATACAGATAAAATCCCAAGTTATACCTTATATGATGCAGGTTTAAGATATAAAACTAAGTTAGATAAATATCCAACTACATTTTTATTAAATGTATCAAATCTAACTGGAAAAGATTATTGGGCTAGTAGTTCAATGTTAGGAGACCCAAGAAGTGTTGCATTTTCTATGAAAATGGAGTTTTAATATAAAATATAAAGAGATTTTTCTCTCTTTATATTTCTAATTTAGCTAAATTTTTCCACTTTTCATAGCTTCACAAAGTTTTCTAGCTCTAATTTTTACTTGTTTATACCAATTACTTTGTTCCATATTTTTGGAAGCTTCTACATAATTTCCATCATTTATTAATTTAAGAGTATTTTTAAAGCTAAGTAGCCCTTTTATTCCCATATTGTAAGCCATATCTATTAAAATAGCTTGTCTTACATCATCTAGTTTATCAAAAAATTGTAACTCTTTTGATAAAGAATTTTTAACTCTTTCAAGCTCTTTTTTTAACCAAGTTTTAGCTATTTCTTCACTTAGTTGATAGCTTGTTTTTGAAGTACTAGTAGTTGCACCGATACTTTTTAACTCATCTTGAGTTAAAGGATTTACTTCTATATTTCTTCCATATCCTATGGTATCAAATCCCTCAGGGGATTTATAAACTGTTTTATTAAAACCTTCACTTTGCATAGTAAAAGGTAGTACAATTTCTATTACTGACATATTTTCTATCCACCTTCTTTATTTTATTGAATAATACAATAACTAACTGATTGTGTAGGTAAAATATAACAACAACCAATTGATTGGATGTAAGTATTTATACCAACTTAAATTTAAAAACTTTGAACTATTTTTATTCTTTTTTAATCCACAATGATAGGTTTTTCACCTCTAGGAATTACTTCTCCTATGATACTTGCATATCCAAGACTATACTCTTCTAGTTCTTTTACAAACTCTTTAG
The Aliarcobacter faecis genome window above contains:
- a CDS encoding TonB-dependent siderophore receptor yields the protein MKINLQIALSLALSLSLYGQDSFNLEKQNLEDAIKQIASKSNMPYLVDGNLLKGKTSPKIENIEGVKNALDKVLENTGLEATIENQTIIIKKLSSIKVLGNETYVLDDVSVNSSNGKNGSAQSGYLVEDITGVGLWGQRSLQDTPYSMTVITKDLIENVQANDMAQIFKMNPITQDGGDQFVGNYYTVIRGFGSNNAIINGMPLADWYSFTTMEDLERIETISGATGFLYGGGRVGGAVNYVMKKPTLEDKRSLTFGNYGGEQYYTHIDLSGQIDEKKVFGYRINALYQDGDSVADVGKEQKFVSLAFDYKPTDNFTLDLNYAHRELERTNQKYFIYLNSGAERSTIDTSKNYSPEYTKGKEDNDRITTNLKLDINDIFTLRSSFLYEKAIQGSNVGPLAYKRTDGLYDVDLYQYNPERQKMENYSGNIYLDSKFETLGVNHLLTTGYSANKYLYSRTVDWYVLNDTLTGVTLDEVKNNASYIPGTFTNNERKPYIGTQYKNILIGDDIVFNDQWSALVGFNYATVISTSYNNGVKSSEYDKSELTPTLSLMYKPFDDLTTYVTYIESLEQGTIVGNTYSNAGEILSPLVSKQYETGAKYNLLDNKLLLTSALFRIEKANQYSDNATPMPKYVQDGEQVHQGFELTLTGKVTDNLTLFGGGTLMDIEVAKSNNKALEGKKPINAATKMAKLYAEYNIPMIQGLTVTGGAYYTGEKYGNTTNTDKIPSYTLYDAGLRYKTKLDKYPTTFLLNVSNLTGKDYWASSSMLGDPRSVAFSMKMEF
- a CDS encoding glycoside hydrolase family protein; the encoded protein is MSVIEIVLPFTMQSEGFNKTVYKSPEGFDTIGYGRNIEVNPLTQDELKSIGATTSTSKTSYQLSEEIAKTWLKKELERVKNSLSKELQFFDKLDDVRQAILIDMAYNMGIKGLLSFKNTLKLINDGNYVEASKNMEQSNWYKQVKIRARKLCEAMKSGKI